A stretch of the Panicum virgatum strain AP13 chromosome 9N, P.virgatum_v5, whole genome shotgun sequence genome encodes the following:
- the LOC120691894 gene encoding protein G1-like5, translating into MDLVPVPHPDSPHSDNSGGAGIGIGGGGPASGALSPAASPSRYESQKRRDWNTFGQYLRNHRPPLSLARCSGAHVLEFLRYLDQFGKTKVHTPACPFFGHPAPPAPCPCPLRQAWGSLDALVGRLRAAFEENGGRPENNPFGARAVRLYLREVRDHQSRARGVSYEKKKRKKAPAHPVPAAVISSSSPHDGNGHSHHYEHQMPPPPPPGAAA; encoded by the coding sequence ATGGACCTGGTCCCGGTGCCGCACCCGGACAGCCCGCACTCCGAcaacagcggcggcgccggcatcgGCATCGGCGGCGGGGGCCCGGCGTCGGGCGCGctgtcgccggcggcgtcgccgagCCGGTACGAGTCGCAGAAGCGCCGGGACTGGAACACGTTCGGGCAGTACCTGCGGAACCACCGCCCGCCGCTGTCCCTGGCGCGGTGCAGCGGCGCGCACGTTCTCGAGTTCCTGCGCTACCTCGACCAGTTCGGCAAGACCAAGGTGCAcaccccggcctgccccttCTTCGGccacccggcgccgccggcgccctgcccGTGCCCGCTCCGCCAGGCCTGGGGCAGCCTCGACGCGCTCGTCGGCCGGCTGCGCGCTGCCTTCGAGGAGAACGGCGGCCGGCCCGAGAACAACCCCTTCGGCGCGCGCGCCGTCAGGCTCTACCTCCGCGAGGTCCGGGACCACCAGtcccgcgcgcgcggcgtcaGCTACGAGAAGAAGAAGCGCAAGAAGGCCCCGGCGCaccccgtccccgccgccgtcatctcctcctcctccccacaCGACGGCAACGGCCACTCCCACCACTACGAGCACCAgatgccgccgcctccgccgcccggcgccgcggcgtgA